One genomic region from Metallosphaera tengchongensis encodes:
- a CDS encoding GIY-YIG nuclease family protein: MKGYVVFFKCHNGVVETGGRKSFKIEEGLYAYVGSCGISCGKRVSRHLDPDKEKLHWHVDYLSRMCEPLGALVLNVEERTLASYLSKFPSVRGFGSTDDRENESHLFKGEVEDILRVLLSER, encoded by the coding sequence TTGAAAGGGTATGTCGTATTCTTTAAATGCCACAACGGAGTTGTGGAAACTGGTGGTAGGAAGAGCTTCAAGATAGAGGAAGGACTATACGCTTACGTCGGATCCTGCGGTATCTCTTGCGGAAAGAGGGTATCAAGACACTTGGATCCAGATAAGGAGAAGCTGCATTGGCACGTTGACTACTTATCCAGAATGTGTGAACCTCTTGGTGCGTTGGTGTTAAACGTAGAGGAGAGGACCCTAGCCTCCTATCTTTCCAAATTTCCCTCTGTGAGGGGGTTCGGTTCCACAGACGACAGGGAGAACGAAAGTCACCTTTTCAAAGGAGAAGTTGAAGATATTCTGAGAGTCCTTCTATCTGAGAGGTAA
- a CDS encoding ABC transporter permease — MGNLILYELRRSIARKKVISLIAITVFFEVGVYVALSEVRSPRIEQLISPIQPILWLAGVLLPQSLLLHFIAISIASGSLSEEYEQGTVDFFLTKPITRAKFGLGKLIGGYILVISIYMLMVTLALALSEILFGYQVELQYLPGLVATVIFSSLTFYAISFMSGELLRRSSLAFLISSSILIGSVLIGAVLVFVARLTGDQVFNSVAISLPSWGATELPFLYAGSIPGASVIVQALEIFPAIPGTQVDAVVLTLGYSIVSFIFAFMSLLSRDIPKRVS; from the coding sequence ATGGGAAACCTAATATTATACGAGTTGAGGAGATCAATAGCCAGGAAGAAGGTCATATCACTCATAGCAATTACTGTCTTCTTTGAGGTTGGGGTTTACGTAGCTCTCTCCGAGGTCAGAAGTCCTAGAATTGAACAACTGATATCTCCAATTCAGCCAATCCTTTGGTTGGCTGGTGTCCTCTTACCCCAGAGTCTTCTACTCCACTTCATTGCTATCTCAATTGCCTCTGGATCTCTCTCTGAGGAGTACGAACAGGGAACCGTCGACTTCTTTTTAACGAAGCCAATAACAAGAGCGAAGTTTGGACTAGGTAAGTTAATAGGTGGTTACATTCTCGTGATCAGTATCTATATGCTCATGGTCACGCTGGCACTAGCTCTTTCCGAAATTCTCTTTGGGTACCAGGTGGAGCTTCAGTACCTCCCAGGGCTAGTTGCGACCGTAATATTCTCGTCACTAACCTTTTACGCGATATCGTTTATGTCTGGGGAACTGCTGAGGAGAAGTAGTCTGGCCTTTCTGATTTCCAGCTCTATCCTCATAGGTTCCGTGCTGATAGGGGCCGTTTTAGTTTTCGTGGCCAGACTTACAGGAGACCAAGTGTTTAACAGTGTAGCCATCTCCTTACCGTCATGGGGAGCGACGGAGCTTCCTTTCCTTTATGCCGGTAGTATTCCCGGTGCCTCAGTAATAGTACAGGCGTTGGAGATATTCCCTGCAATCCCTGGGACCCAAGTTGACGCGGTAGTTCTAACGTTGGGGTACTCCATCGTGTCCTTCATCTTCGCATTTATGAGTCTCCTTAGTAGGGATATTCCTAAGCGCGTCAGTTAA
- a CDS encoding ABC transporter ATP-binding protein, producing MKTIDVINVTKTYGEKLALNDVSMSVTGGEITAILGPNGAGKTTLLRIVTTLIYPDRGEIRIMGQDPFKSKEVFKKVGYVQELPNLPPFMTGRELLEFSAKLKGANREEIHRVLDLVDMKENANKKIAKYSKGMIQRIALAEAFLGDPEILIMDEPNVGTDPVLNLKVREVLMEMRRGGVTVLMTSHELEEVKRLADKVFFIYRGKVFFEGTTEELVMRFLGVRVILETRDRESLISALKGLEYVKGLEESNGKFVIELQKDEREELLRELVLRGVRIKAFYLDQDLEEAYERAIREAGAR from the coding sequence ATGAAGACCATCGATGTGATCAATGTTACGAAGACCTATGGCGAAAAGTTGGCTCTCAATGACGTGTCCATGTCCGTTACGGGCGGAGAGATAACAGCAATACTTGGTCCAAACGGTGCCGGAAAGACAACCTTACTGAGAATCGTAACTACTCTCATCTACCCAGACAGGGGAGAGATAAGGATAATGGGGCAAGATCCCTTTAAGAGCAAGGAAGTATTCAAGAAGGTAGGCTACGTCCAGGAGTTACCTAACTTACCCCCATTTATGACGGGTAGAGAACTCCTGGAATTTTCAGCCAAGCTTAAGGGGGCTAATAGGGAGGAGATTCACAGGGTCTTGGACTTAGTAGATATGAAGGAGAACGCCAACAAGAAAATAGCTAAGTACAGTAAAGGTATGATACAGAGGATTGCCCTCGCCGAGGCATTCCTTGGAGACCCAGAGATCCTGATCATGGATGAACCAAACGTGGGTACAGATCCCGTTCTGAACCTAAAAGTGAGGGAAGTCCTCATGGAAATGAGGAGAGGAGGGGTCACTGTCCTCATGACCTCCCACGAACTAGAGGAGGTCAAAAGACTGGCAGATAAGGTCTTCTTCATTTATAGGGGGAAAGTCTTCTTCGAGGGAACGACTGAAGAGTTGGTCATGCGGTTCTTGGGGGTTAGGGTTATTCTCGAGACTAGGGATAGGGAGTCCTTGATCTCAGCGTTGAAAGGGTTGGAGTACGTAAAGGGACTGGAGGAAAGTAACGGTAAGTTCGTGATAGAGCTCCAGAAGGACGAGAGGGAGGAGCTCCTTAGGGAATTAGTCCTAAGGGGAGTGAGGATTAAGGCATTCTACCTCGACCAAGACTTGGAGGAGGCTTACGAGAGGGCTATCAGGGAGGCAGGAGCGAGATGA
- a CDS encoding VIT1/CCC1 transporter family protein translates to MEQLVRSNFKSEIFGKELYSALAETEKDEKVREVLEELAEGEGNHADFWRKLAEARGIELEGLGLWERFKLWLLTRLRRVLGLALTLKIAESGESNDAEKYHELSQSGEFSDSERQGFRDIMMQELMHEDLLIQSQVNVDSVRESIYAVSDGLIEVLASVSGLAGIFSVPLYVALGGLIVGVSGMISMSIGAYLSSKSEEDIKNNAKRKALLKGEEVEDEKSRAGESVKTTAISYILGAIVPVIPFLLGLQGLLGLFMSYAITGGVTFLVGSLIGLLSDVSPWRKGALMTGLALGAALVTHLLGILAHMAGVG, encoded by the coding sequence ATGGAGCAATTAGTGAGGAGTAACTTTAAGTCTGAGATCTTCGGCAAGGAGCTCTACTCTGCCCTAGCTGAGACGGAAAAAGACGAAAAGGTAAGGGAAGTTCTAGAGGAGTTGGCAGAGGGGGAGGGAAATCACGCTGATTTCTGGAGGAAGTTGGCAGAGGCCAGGGGGATAGAGCTTGAAGGTCTTGGGTTATGGGAAAGGTTCAAGCTTTGGTTGCTCACCAGGTTGAGGAGAGTTTTGGGGTTGGCTTTAACGTTAAAGATTGCTGAGTCCGGGGAAAGCAATGACGCTGAAAAGTATCACGAGCTCTCCCAGTCAGGCGAGTTTTCAGACTCCGAGAGGCAGGGATTTAGGGATATCATGATGCAGGAACTAATGCACGAGGATCTCCTAATTCAGTCTCAGGTCAACGTAGACTCCGTCCGAGAGTCGATATATGCAGTCAGCGATGGATTGATAGAGGTTTTGGCTTCAGTCTCAGGTTTAGCCGGGATCTTCTCGGTTCCCCTTTACGTTGCCTTAGGTGGGCTCATAGTTGGAGTATCTGGTATGATTTCCATGAGCATAGGGGCATACTTGTCCTCCAAGTCTGAGGAGGACATAAAGAACAACGCTAAGAGAAAGGCGTTGCTAAAGGGGGAAGAAGTGGAGGACGAGAAGTCCCGCGCTGGTGAGAGCGTTAAGACCACAGCGATATCCTACATCCTTGGGGCGATAGTCCCTGTTATACCTTTCCTCCTTGGTCTTCAGGGGCTTTTGGGGTTGTTTATGTCCTACGCTATAACAGGAGGTGTTACATTCCTGGTCGGAAGCCTTATAGGTCTGTTGAGCGATGTCTCGCCTTGGCGGAAAGGAGCACTGATGACTGGTCTAGCTTTGGGGGCTGCCCTTGTAACCCACTTGCTAGGCATACTAGCACATATGGCCGGCGTTGGATAA
- a CDS encoding 2-oxoacid:ferredoxin oxidoreductase subunit beta encodes MAVPKVWVPEWNDWCPGCGNFGIINAEQQAISELGLTPEDTVIVSGIGCSGKTPHFFRLPISGVHTLHGRALTFAIGIKLSNPELTVIVNGGDGDQLGIGAGHFVNAGRRNVDITVILHDNGVYGLTKGQASPTLRRGEKTKSLPRPNINDNVNPIALAISSGYTFVARSYAYDVKHLKETIKAAVKHRGLSLIDVLQPCPTYNDIHTKEYFDKRVYKLDTDPSWDPVVKKPEEEGDKMAKALVKSLEWGERIPIGIFYKNELVPTYEERLVSSAPSYKERNPSKVKIEVDGKLTTIIDDILKEKEV; translated from the coding sequence ATGGCGGTGCCTAAGGTCTGGGTTCCTGAGTGGAACGATTGGTGCCCGGGGTGCGGTAACTTCGGGATAATAAACGCTGAGCAACAGGCTATATCAGAGTTAGGACTTACCCCAGAGGACACGGTAATAGTCTCCGGAATAGGGTGCTCAGGTAAGACCCCTCACTTCTTCAGACTTCCCATCTCGGGAGTCCACACCCTTCACGGTAGGGCTTTGACTTTCGCCATAGGGATAAAGCTCTCAAACCCTGAGCTCACTGTTATTGTCAACGGGGGAGATGGTGACCAGCTTGGTATCGGAGCTGGCCACTTCGTAAACGCTGGAAGGAGGAACGTAGACATAACTGTCATACTGCACGACAACGGAGTTTACGGCTTGACCAAGGGGCAAGCGTCCCCAACGTTGAGGAGAGGGGAAAAGACCAAGTCCCTTCCAAGACCTAACATAAACGATAACGTTAACCCAATAGCCCTTGCCATATCCTCGGGTTACACCTTCGTAGCGAGATCCTACGCCTACGACGTAAAGCATCTGAAGGAGACCATCAAAGCTGCAGTTAAGCACAGGGGACTGAGCCTAATTGACGTGTTGCAACCGTGCCCTACCTACAACGACATTCACACAAAGGAGTACTTTGATAAGAGGGTCTACAAACTTGACACCGACCCGTCATGGGACCCAGTGGTTAAGAAGCCTGAAGAGGAGGGAGATAAGATGGCCAAGGCGTTGGTCAAGTCCTTGGAGTGGGGCGAGAGAATACCCATAGGCATATTTTACAAGAACGAACTAGTCCCGACGTATGAGGAGAGGCTGGTCTCAAGCGCTCCCTCATATAAGGAAAGGAACCCATCAAAGGTTAAGATAGAAGTAGACGGTAAACTAACTACCATCATTGACGACATCCTGAAGGAAAAGGAAGTATAA